ATGAAGTGAGGGTACATGTTATTCCTCCTTTATGTTTGCCTATACTAAAGTATTCATAAAGACAGGAATGGTTTGGGCTACTCCTCATAAATCATTTTTTTAGTCATTCCACCGTCGACAATTAAATCGGTTCCTGTCACAAAACGGTTTTCCGGATCAGTGAGATACTTACATGCTTTATAAATATCCATAGGAAGGCCGACACGTTGGGAAAAATGCTGTGAATGGTCAATGTCCCTTAACTTGCTGTAATCTCCGGTTTCAATCCATCCGGGCGAGATACTGTTTACAACAATTCCGTCACTGCTTAAAGATGCAGCAAGCGCATGAGTGATCGCGAGAATTCCCCCTTTGGAAGCAGCATAGCTTTCAGAATCTGGTTCAGACATCAGTCCGCGAGTGGAAGCCATGTTTACGATGGCTCCTCCCTCTTCTTGTTTTCTCATAATTTTCGCCGCTTCTTTCGAAAACAAAAATACACTCGTTAAGTTGGTAGAAAGGACATCATTCCATTCGGATAATTCAAGCTCTAAAGGGGACTTCCAAATGCCCTTACCGACATTATTAATTAAAGCGTACAAGGAGCGGTTTTCCGATATGGCTTGGTTTACCGCTCTTTTGACTTGCTCTTCATCGGCAGCATCTGTTTTGATAAACCGGCAGGAAAGGCCGAGAGAATAGATTTTTTCTTCAAGCGCTTGTCCGCCTTCTTGATTCACATCTGCGCTCAAAACAAAAAATCCTTCTTTCGCATACTCAAGGGCAAGTACTTGTCCAATGCCACCTGCCGCACCTGTAATGATGACGGCTTTCTTATTGTTGTTCATTTTTTTCATTCCCCGCCAGTTCAGGTACGCAGTTTTTATCCGCCCAAGTTGCGATTTCAGATAATACCGGCTTGAGCTCTTCCCCTTTTTCTGTTAAATGATAGATCACCTTGACAGGTGTTTCGGGCAAAACATCTCTTTTAATAATTCCTTCCTGCTCCAGCTCTTTCAAACGCTCTGCAAGCATTTTCTGACTGATGTGCGGAATCATTTCATTTAAGTCCTTAAATCGTTTCGGTCCATGCAACAATACATGAATAATCATGCCGTTCCACCTTTTCCCAAGCAAGGAAAGGGCAATTTCTACCTTAGGACATAATTCAAATCCCATTGCTTTCACCCTTTACGTACAAAATCGATTTCAGTATCAAATAACAGGCGTTTCACTAACAAAAAGTGAGCATCTAACTCTATAGTACCACGAATCAGCTCTTCTTGGAAGAAGGTTGTACTGCAGCTGAAGGAATACGCCACATGATTCGCTTCCATTTAACGATTTGAAAATCCTTGCGATAAATCGCAAGGATTTTTTTGTTACATTTCTTTTTTCAAGACATCTAAGGCTTCTTTCATTTGCGAATCATTTTTTGCAAGCTTTTCTTGCAGTTTTGCCATTATGCCTGAGGTAGTGTCAGACTTTATAACTCCGTCTTCTGTTAAACCGTTATCCGATTGAAATGCTTTGACAGCCTCTTCTGTCTTCTCATCAAACAGACTGTTTGCAGTAACCTTGTATCCTAGTGCATTAAGCATTTGTTGAACTACCTTAATATCGTTGCCCGAATCTCCCTGTTTGTATTCTTTTTCGGGATCCAAATAAGGAAGGCTTGCGTAATCCGGAAGTTCTGATTTCACATCAGGCTGAATGCCTTTTTCATGAATCCAGCTGCCGTCAGGAGTCAGCCATTTTGCAATCGTAATTTTGACAGA
This window of the Bacillus gobiensis genome carries:
- a CDS encoding SDR family oxidoreductase encodes the protein MNNNKKAVIITGAAGGIGQVLALEYAKEGFFVLSADVNQEGGQALEEKIYSLGLSCRFIKTDAADEEQVKRAVNQAISENRSLYALINNVGKGIWKSPLELELSEWNDVLSTNLTSVFLFSKEAAKIMRKQEEGGAIVNMASTRGLMSEPDSESYAASKGGILAITHALAASLSSDGIVVNSISPGWIETGDYSKLRDIDHSQHFSQRVGLPMDIYKACKYLTDPENRFVTGTDLIVDGGMTKKMIYEE
- a CDS encoding winged helix-turn-helix transcriptional regulator, encoding MGFELCPKVEIALSLLGKRWNGMIIHVLLHGPKRFKDLNEMIPHISQKMLAERLKELEQEGIIKRDVLPETPVKVIYHLTEKGEELKPVLSEIATWADKNCVPELAGNEKNEQQ